Proteins from a single region of Styela clava chromosome 1, kaStyClav1.hap1.2, whole genome shotgun sequence:
- the LOC120334762 gene encoding sequestosome-1-like isoform X2, translated as MSLQYKAYLIKGNPNNVKEIRRFTIDTDVSSSYDYLKNKVSSVFPNIGEAYTLHYKDAEEDFISFSSDEELMQALGQINDGLFRLFVKVKKDGNNGENATGEDFCRGWKKFAKQFGHGHYPHDQGRFGFPPRPHGPHHPPPPPHGPPPHQWQGQFGFAPPPHPHSWGFGPWGQQAPGCHAQAQSQTPGAEASSSSSPDGNTQHQEQSQGSASETAQAYLSSVGEAVAGFLKPLGIDVDIDVEHHGKRTKCAESEIKKKQKEDEEKMRCGDEQPASSQETPPKTTEPSAPENSTTPPNEADWTVVQDEDDSEMQTDPRLAVALKQMFAMGFSDEGGWLSRLLEAHNYDIPRALDAIQPGGGSHRA; from the exons ATGTCTCTACAATATAAAGCATACCTTATCAAAGGGAATCCGAACAATGTGAAAGAAATTCGTCGTTTCACGATTGATACAGACGTCTCGTCAAGCTATGACTATTTGAAGAACAAG GTTTCTTCAGTGTTCCCTAACATCGGTGAGGCGTACACTCTGCATTACAAAGATGCTGAAGAGGATTTCATTTCCTTCAGTTCTGATGAAGAATTGATGCAGGCTCTCGGTCAAATTAACGATGGATTGTTTCGTCTGTTCGTGAAG GTTAAAAAAGATGGAAACAACGGCGAAAATG CTACAGGAGAGGATTTCTGCAGAGGATGGAAGAAATTTGCGAAACAGTTTGGGCATGGCCATTACCCCCATGATCAAGGACGTTTTGGGTTCCCCCCACGTCCCCATGGACCTCATCATCCTCCACCCCCTCCTCATGGACCTCCTCCACATCAATGGCAGGGACAGTTTGGATTCGCGCCCCCACCACACCCCCACTCATGGGGGTTTGGCCCTTGGGGTCAGCAAGCACCTGGCTGCCATGCACAG GCCCAATCTCAAACCCCAGGAGCTGAAGCAAGCTCATCATCCAGTCCTGATGGAAACACTCAACACCAAGAACAATCACAGGGATCTGCTAGTGAAACAG CACAAGCATACTTAAGCTCTGTCGGTGAAGCGGTCGCTGGATTTTTGAAACCACTGGGAATTGATGTAGACATAGATGTTGAACACCACGGAAAGAGAACAAAATGTGCCGAGAGTGagataaaaaagaaacaaaaagaGGACGAGGAGAAGATGAGGTGTGGAGACGAGCAGCCTGCGTCTTCGCAAGAGACTCCACCAAAGACGACTGAAC CCTCTGCACCAGAAAATTCCACCACGCCACCGAATGAAGCTGATTGGACAGTTGTGCAAGATGAAGATGACTCAGAGATGCAGACAG atcCACGTCTGGCAGTCGCTCTGAAGCAGATGTTCGCAATGGGATTTTCAGATGAAGGCGGTTGGCTCTCTCGTTTATTGGAGGCGCACAACTACGATATCCCGCGGGCTCTTGATGCAATCCAACCTGGTGGCGGCAGCCATAGAGCTTAA
- the LOC120334762 gene encoding sequestosome-1-like isoform X1 — MSLQYKAYLIKGNPNNVKEIRRFTIDTDVSSSYDYLKNKVSSVFPNIGEAYTLHYKDAEEDFISFSSDEELMQALGQINDGLFRLFVKVKKDGNNGENATGEDFCRGWKKFAKQFGHGHYPHDQGRFGFPPRPHGPHHPPPPPHGPPPHQWQGQFGFAPPPHPHSWGFGPWGQQAPGCHAQAQSQTPGAEASSSSSPDGNTQHQEQSQGSASETAQAYLSSVGEAVAGFLKPLGIDVDIDVEHHGKRTKCAESEIKKKQKEDEEKMRCGDEQPASSQETPPKTTEPSAPENSTTPPNEADWTVVQDEDDSEMQTASEKLETMHVDSPSNIDPRLAVALKQMFAMGFSDEGGWLSRLLEAHNYDIPRALDAIQPGGGSHRA; from the exons ATGTCTCTACAATATAAAGCATACCTTATCAAAGGGAATCCGAACAATGTGAAAGAAATTCGTCGTTTCACGATTGATACAGACGTCTCGTCAAGCTATGACTATTTGAAGAACAAG GTTTCTTCAGTGTTCCCTAACATCGGTGAGGCGTACACTCTGCATTACAAAGATGCTGAAGAGGATTTCATTTCCTTCAGTTCTGATGAAGAATTGATGCAGGCTCTCGGTCAAATTAACGATGGATTGTTTCGTCTGTTCGTGAAG GTTAAAAAAGATGGAAACAACGGCGAAAATG CTACAGGAGAGGATTTCTGCAGAGGATGGAAGAAATTTGCGAAACAGTTTGGGCATGGCCATTACCCCCATGATCAAGGACGTTTTGGGTTCCCCCCACGTCCCCATGGACCTCATCATCCTCCACCCCCTCCTCATGGACCTCCTCCACATCAATGGCAGGGACAGTTTGGATTCGCGCCCCCACCACACCCCCACTCATGGGGGTTTGGCCCTTGGGGTCAGCAAGCACCTGGCTGCCATGCACAG GCCCAATCTCAAACCCCAGGAGCTGAAGCAAGCTCATCATCCAGTCCTGATGGAAACACTCAACACCAAGAACAATCACAGGGATCTGCTAGTGAAACAG CACAAGCATACTTAAGCTCTGTCGGTGAAGCGGTCGCTGGATTTTTGAAACCACTGGGAATTGATGTAGACATAGATGTTGAACACCACGGAAAGAGAACAAAATGTGCCGAGAGTGagataaaaaagaaacaaaaagaGGACGAGGAGAAGATGAGGTGTGGAGACGAGCAGCCTGCGTCTTCGCAAGAGACTCCACCAAAGACGACTGAAC CCTCTGCACCAGAAAATTCCACCACGCCACCGAATGAAGCTGATTGGACAGTTGTGCAAGATGAAGATGACTCAGAGATGCAGACAG cttCTGAGAAACTTGAAACAATGCATGTTGACTCACCAAGTAATATCG atcCACGTCTGGCAGTCGCTCTGAAGCAGATGTTCGCAATGGGATTTTCAGATGAAGGCGGTTGGCTCTCTCGTTTATTGGAGGCGCACAACTACGATATCCCGCGGGCTCTTGATGCAATCCAACCTGGTGGCGGCAGCCATAGAGCTTAA